Proteins from one Mixophyes fleayi isolate aMixFle1 chromosome 9, aMixFle1.hap1, whole genome shotgun sequence genomic window:
- the CCNP gene encoding cyclin-P — MEGKREPFKTKDNNQILCKREDKKLSECETAETVYKREDKKKKSLFLCSKISATEKVVTAVINSISRKSAPEVTDSQIPVTVPSSGPLLLEFWEEALTQSILELDMHVEQEYAIDIFSCMMKNQRKYVFRAGEIPKSVTTEMRAMLVDWLVQVHEYLGLQEETLYHAVYLMNSYMKVYNIRTYLLQLLAASCLFIACKMEESLIPEPAELCFMMEDAFSKKELMKMEKKVLSRLSFELEYTQPLHFLRLLSVTGKCPEKVQYLAMYFMELTLLEADGAMIEPGLLALGALTLAHKVTLESGSLSPDQMWYGALYTYSDAELSVPQHLMAKAALRASTDAKSTWQKYSRPQQLRVSTGPAMANSKHLARCMGLLCP; from the exons ATGGAAGGTAAAAGAGAGCCCTTCAAGACGAAAGACAATAACCAAATTCTATGCAAACGAGAAGACAAGAAGCTAAGTGAGTGTGAGACGGCAGAGACAGTTTACAAGCGAGAAGATAAGAAG AAGAAAAGTCTGTTTCTGTGCTCCAAGATATCTGCGACTGAGAAAGTTGTGACCGCAGTGATCAACTCAATATCACGAAAAT cagctccagagGTCACGGACAGTCAGATCCCAGTCACAGTTCCCTCTTCAGGGCCCTTGTTGCTTGAGTTCTGGGAGGAGGCACTAACTCAGTCCATACTGGAACTAGACATGCATGTTGAGCAAGAATACGCCATTGATATCTTCTCTTGCATGATG AAGAACCAGCGCAAGTATGTGTTTCGGGCAGGTGAGATTCCGAAGTCAGTGACCACAGAAATGAGAGCCATGCTGGTGGATTGGTTGGTCCAAGTTCAT GAATATCTGGGCCTGCAGGAGGAGACTCTCTACCATGCTGTCTACCTAATGAATTCATACATGAAGGTCTACAATATCCGGACGTATCTGCTCCAGCTCCTGGCTGCCAGCTGCCTCTTCATCGCCTGTAAGATGGAGGAGAGCCTTATCCCCGAG CCAGCGGAGCTTTGTTTCATGATGGAAGACGCCTTCAGCAAAAAGGAGCTTATGAAAATGGAGAAGAAGGTCCTCAGCCGCTTGAGTTTTGAGCTTGAATACACACAGCCCCTGCATTTCCTGCGCCTCCTCTCGGTCACTGGAAAGTGTCCTGAAAAG GTTCAGTATCTGGCCATGTACTTCATGGAGCTTACCCTGCTTGAGGCTGATGGGGCAATGATCGAGCCGGGGCTCTTGGCTTTGGGTGCGCTGACATTGGCACATAAGGTAACGCTCGAGTCTGGATCCTTGAGTCCTGATCAGATGTGGTATGGCGCACTTTATACATACAG TGATGCAGAACTGAGCGTCCCTCAACATCTTATGGCTAAAGCAGCTCTCCGCGCCAGCACCGATGCCAAGTCCACCTGGCAAAAATATTCCCGTCCTCAGCAGCTGAGGGTGAGCACAGGGCCTGCCATGGCCAACTCTAAGCATCTCGCCCGCTGCATGGGCCTGCTGTGCCCTTAG